The genomic stretch TTGTGAGAGTAATGAGTCTGCGGGTGGGAGCAAAGGGCTTTCCAgttctggggctttttttgttgtgatCTAAGCATCAAACATGGGAGTCAAATTAATAGGAAAAACAATCAGGGTCgattttcctcccagcacaggtCTCCCTCCTGGGAGCACACAGCCACACGCAACGCGAGTGGCCCCATGTTCGAATGCCCTTATGCTCACAGCCGTCAGAAACACCATCTGATTGTCaccccagcctctctgctggAAACTGTCTGTGTGTCCTGGTGCTTCAAGAGCAAACAGGGGACAACATGCCTTGCCACAGCTATGGCACCATCAAGGAACAACTGGCCTGGTGATGAAACCCCAGGAATTACAGCACATGGCTACCAAACAGCAGCCAAACAATATTTGGGGGGTTCCTCCCAGTCAGATGCAGTTTAGTCCTGTAACTCCAACTCTCAGATCGAGAGCGTGATGTCTCGCTTGGACCAAGGAAGTGCAGACGTGCCTGCATCCCCAGCATCTCCATCGAGCAGACATGACTCAAAACGCAACAGTGGCAGTTTGGCAGTTGAATTTCATCAGCTCTTCAAAGCTCAACATCCACGGTGTCCTCCTCGTGGTCCTTGATGTCTGTCGAGTCCGCGGTGGCAGGCCGTATCACCCCAAACTGTGACAGCTTTGCCGCCTTCTGCTccatgctctgcttcctccattTGATCCTCCGGTTCTGGAACCAGACTTTCACCTAGCAGGACAATGGCACAACAGCTTAATCCAAGGTCTCTAGGAGCCCCTTTCCAATGGGGGCCGTTGCCTCATGCTTCCGAGGCAGATGTCCCCCTAAAAAGCAGAGTTCCTTAACGAGGGGAACATGCCCCTTCTCTGCTTGGAGCATAGTGCATGCAAGCAGGAGGAGGTGACGCTATGGAGGGCAGAGTGGTGCTGGGAGAAGGGACATGGGGAGAGGGGGATGCAGCTGCACAGAGGAGGCTAtggctgggggagagaaggaggtGCATCCCTGAGCTCCCATGAGCCACTGAACCCATCCTTGGGGCCACGGCTGCTAGAAAGCACGAGACACCCACCTaaccctgcccctgctcctaTGCTTGTTCACACCCTCCCAGAACCacccttgctttgttttccctttccccagctgaATTTGGATCCCACCACAGAAGATCGTGTGGCTCCTCCTTTCCACATTAAGTACCTAGTTTGCAGTGGGAGGGGCAGAAACGCACTCgggagagcagaaaaaaatggcaggGAAATCACCACAGACCAAGCCCAGACCCAGGATCTATGCCGccatccccagctcccccatTTCTTACCTGAGTCTCTGTGAGATGCAGAGTTGCAGCCAGGTCTACTCGCTCGGTGCCCACCATGTATTGCTGCTTGAGGAACTCTTGCTCCAGCCGCTCCAGCTGCTCTGGTTTGAAGACAGTGCGGACCCTCTTCATCTTGCAGGGCCCCCCGGATCTCCAAGGCCCACTGGGGCCCAGTGAGTTGGTCCCTACACAATGAGACAACTCCAGACctgcaagaaggaagcagcaacTGAAGGGGTCTGCATGTTTGAGGCCATTCCTCCTCCACCCCTGTTGAAGTGCCAAGCCCGGCTTGCTTCAGCTGTAGCTGAAATCCACATGCAGCTGCCCTGTGCACTGAAGGGGACTGCGAGAGAGTAGcaccacaaaagaaaagcagggatGTCCTTACCCTGTCCCTACCTAGAGCTatctcatctaggctccctttGTCAcaaaaggttggaccagatgatcttttgaggtcccttccaagctaTTCCGTCATTCTACCCACAGGTATGACCTAGGACCATCCTGGATGTGCAGCCAGACCCCAAAGTCAGTGCTCAATGAGGTGAGCAGGGTGTGACCTCCATCTGTACAGGATCTTTGGAACAGAATAATAAAGTCTGTTGAGAGCTGCTGAACACAAAAATCCTACCTCCATCTCAAGAAGCCCCCTAATGAAAAATATCTAAAGGTTGGGGGAGTTTACCCCGGCTGGCCCTACCCTTCCCTTGGCACCCACAGTTAGCCAGTGGCCAGGAGAAGATACTGGAGCTGACGGACTGGCCTGGTGAACACAGGAGTCACCAGCCCTTGTGCAGATCCTCACCCCAGACCTTAGTCCCTTTGGTCTCAGGAGGTTGAAGGATCCATCAAGTTTTTCCTGTGCAGAGGGATTAGCAGGAGCAACAAGTGGATCCGTTCTCAGTCTCCTATCTAGTTGTGGCCTGATGATAACCATAATTACCTAATTAGCATACAATACACCACCAGGACTGT from Phalacrocorax aristotelis chromosome 4, bGulAri2.1, whole genome shotgun sequence encodes the following:
- the LOC142056980 gene encoding homeobox protein not2-like, with the translated sequence MKRVRTVFKPEQLERLEQEFLKQQYMVGTERVDLAATLHLTETQVKVWFQNRRIKWRKQSMEQKAAKLSQFGVIRPATADSTDIKDHEEDTVDVEL